In Terriglobia bacterium, the sequence CGCAGGGGATTCTTGTCATCGCAATCCTCGAGCGCCAGCATTCCGAATGTCAGTATCCCTCCCAGGGGGTTGTTGATCTCGTGTGCAACCCCCGCCGCCAGCCTGCCGAGCGAGGCCAATTTTGCCGACTGCGCCATCTGGTTCTGTACCGCAACCAGCTCCTCGGTCCGCTTGTTTACCTTCTCCTCCAGAGTGCGTCCCCACTCTTCCAGCTCGTATTTCATAGTCTTGATGCTGGCAACCATCTTGTTGAAACGATCGGCGAGGCGGCCAATCTCATCGCGCGAGCGCACGTTGATGACGCTGTGGTCGAGATCTCCGTCGGCGATCCGGTTGCTGGCCGCCACGATTTCCTCGAGCGGTTGAATCATGCTGCGGGTGATAAGGTAGGTCAGTCCCAATACCACGAGAACACCGACCGCGGCCACGATCACGAATGTGAGCATCATGTCGGTGCGGACCGCCAGAAACGGCTTCTCCTGCATGCCCACATAGAGGACGCCGATGACGGCTCCAGTGTGGTCGCGGATGGGTTCATACGCGGCGATACGCCAATCATTGACGACGTAAGCGCGGCCAATCCAGGGCCTGCCCCCGCTCAACACCGTGCGCGCGACCTCAGCTGAGACGCGGGTGCCGACGGCGCGCTGCTTGGGCGCCGTCAGCACGGTGGTGGCCACCCTGACATCCTGCATGAAGATCGAGACCGACCCGATCTCGCGGCCCGCGGACTGTTCCCCGCCAAATATGGCGCGATTGATCTGATCCACCAACTCAAAGTTGCGATTGAGCAGGATGCCGCCGTAGAGCACCCCTTTGAGTCCGGATCCGGTTGCTACGGGCGCGGCAGCCAGGAGCACCAGGCCCGAGTCAACGTCGGTGCGAGAATCCGGGGTTGTCATAGGCACGGGGACAATCTTGAAATGCGCCTGTTCGGCTAGCGTTGGGTCTTCCTGGAGCAACGCATCACGGCCCAGTACCTCGGTGCTTGCCATGACCTTTCCCGCTCCGGCACCCGCCAGCAAGTCCGAGAACGACGGCGCACTCCGCGGCGGCGAGACGGCGCCCGCCTCCGAACCGCGAAAGACCCGGCCGCTCTTTGCGTCGACGAAGGCGAGGAAATCGAGATCATTTTCCTTGCGCAGTGTGGACAGGATCTGCGGCATGCGCTGCAAGTCCGGGGAGTCGGGCGCTGCCGCCAGTTTTT encodes:
- a CDS encoding cache domain-containing protein, encoding MISPLRNVSLRGKITISFVLIVLCGTAISTFIGSRIITNAMLNEALEQVRHGLEAARMAYAARLEGVRKAITGAAAAEKLAAAPDSPDLQRMPQILSTLRKENDLDFLAFVDAKSGRVFRGSEAGAVSPPRSAPSFSDLLAGAGAGKVMASTEVLGRDALLQEDPTLAEQAHFKIVPVPMTTPDSRTDVDSGLVLLAAAPVATGSGLKGVLYGGILLNRNFELVDQINRAIFGGEQSAGREIGSVSIFMQDVRVATTVLTAPKQRAVGTRVSAEVARTVLSGGRPWIGRAYVVNDWRIAAYEPIRDHTGAVIGVLYVGMQEKPFLAVRTDMMLTFVIVAAVGVLVVLGLTYLITRSMIQPLEEIVAASNRIADGDLDHSVINVRSRDEIGRLADRFNKMVASIKTMKYELEEWGRTLEEKVNKRTEELVAVQNQMAQSAKLASLGRLAAGVAHEINNPLGGILTFGMLALEDCDDKNPLRPNLEIVIKQTMRCRETVKGLLDFARQSTAAASPTEVNQVVDKTLLLLQNQSIFQNVRTVRGFNPDLPPVLIDPGQLQQVVVNIALNAVDAMAEAGTLTVETDLDPQAQEVVIRISDTGKGIPAEILPLIFEPFFTTKKVGEGTGLGLSIVHGIVTRAGGRVEASSSSAGATFTIRLPVAREIKNGDARQEHEDAGDRIGQPADGG